The Bacteroidota bacterium region TTGAAAAAGGATCGGCCGAAGCAAACCGTACGAAAGTGGGCTCAATTACCCGTGATCAGATCAGGGAAATCGCAAAAGTTAAAATGCCCGACCTGAATTGCAGCTCAGTCGAATCTGCCATGAGCATGATCGAAGGCGCTGCAAAAAGCATGGGTGTCACCGTCGTAGACTAATAAACCTATCCAACAAACAGAAAGCGTCACATGAAGAGCAGTAAACGTTATCTTGCTGCGGTTAAAAAGGTAGAAGGAGTGGGAGAAGTTTCCATTTCTGATGCCATCGCTGCAGTTAAGAGCACACCAAGCGCAAAATTCGACGAGTCAGTCGATGTTGCAATCCGCTTGGGAGTTGATCCTCGGCATGCAGACCAGGTTGTCCGGGGCACCGTTCGCTTGCCGAACGGGACCGGTAAAACGCCAAAAGTTCTCGTTCTCTGTAACGTGAACAAGGTCGAAGAAGCAAAAGCAGCTGGTGCCGATTATGTCGGTCTGGCTGAATATGTGGAAAAGATCAAGGGCGGCTGGTTTGATTTCGATGTCATCGTAGCAACTCCCGATGTAATGGCTGAAGTAGGAAAGTTGGGTAAAGTTCTCGGACCCCGCGGTTTAATGCCGAATCCGAAATCTGGTACGGTTTCCATGGATGTGAAAGCAGCCATTGAGGAACTGAAAGCCGGAAAAATCGAATTCCGCGTTGATAAAGCCGGGATCGTTCATGCTCTCATTGGGAAAAAATCCTTTTCTCACGAAGCATTAACTGAGAACTTTAACGCCCTGCTTCAAACTGTCATCCGCCTGAAACCGAGCGCAGCCAAAGGAACCTACATTAAAAGTGTAGCCGTTTCCTCAACAATGGGGCCAAGTGTTCGGATTAACCGTACCTTGATTGGTGCTTAACTGGAGAACCCGGCATGAAAAAAGATGAAAAAGCACTCATTGTCGCAGAAGTAACCGCGAAGTTGAAAAACACCAGCGGCGTCTATCTGACCGACTTCTCCGGACTCACGGTTGAGCGTTCCAATGATCTCCGTAACAAGTTTCGTCAGGCTGGTATTCAGTATATGGTGGTTAAAAACACCCTGGCCAAACGTTCCATGACGGAAGTCGGCGGATACGACAAACTGTATGATTCTCTGAAACAATCCACTGCAATTGCCTTTGCAGACCGGAACGATCCGATTGCCCCGGCACGGATTATCAGAGAGTTTCTGAAAACATCAGAAAAACCAAGTCTGAAAGCAGCCTATGTCGATGGCGAGGTGTTCAGTGGGGATAAGCTGGAATATCTGGCTACTCTGCCTACCAAGGAACAACTCATTGCCCGTGCCATGGCTTCAATCAATGCCCCGGCTACGAACCTTGTAGGTATCATGTCGGCCCTGATGCGGAACCTGATGTACGCCATCAACGAAGTTGCGAAAAAGAACAATTAAGGTTAAACCAAAGATATTTTAAATAGGAGTTAATAAACCAATGGCCGCTATCAATACTCTAGTTGAAGAAATCGGAAAGCTGACCCTTTCTGAAGCAGCTGAACTCGTAAAAGCACTCGAAGAAAAATTTGGTGTATCTGCCGCTGCTCCTGTAGCAGTTGCTGCTGCCCCGGCTGCTGCTGCTGCTGCTGCCCCGGCTGAAGAAAAGACCGAATTTGATGTCATCCTCAAAGATGCAGGTGCCAACAAGATCAATGTGATCAAAGTGGTTCGTGCAGCTACCGGTCTCGGTCTGAAAGAAGCCAAGGACGTGGTTGACGGTGCTCCCAAATCAGTTAAAGAAGCCATCTCGAAAGATGATGCTATGAAACTGAAGAAGGAGCTCGAAGAAGCCGGTGCTGTTGTAGAACTGAAGTAATTACTTCGTCACAACCACTTATTTACGGGCTTTTATGCAATAAAAAGTCGGCGCAGACGTGTCGGCTTTTTATTGCTTTTTATCATTTTAAGCCCGTAACGTCCGTCTCTCGTATTTCTTTTCGTCCGAAACTTTAACTCTGAAGGGCATAATGGATCTTTCTCAATTTAAGCGCACCGAGTCGGGCCGGATTAATTTCTCGAAAATTGAAGCGGCTGCTGAATTTCCGGATCTGCTCAGTATTCAGGTCGAATCCTTCAAACAATTTATTCAGGATACAGTACCCCCGGATAAACGCAACAATGTTGGTCTGCAGCGGGTCTTCCAGCAAAACTTTCCCATCTTCGACAACCGGGAAAATTACATTCTCGAGTTTGTTGAATATTACATCGATAAACCAAAATACTCCGTCATCGAATGTATCGAGCGCGGTTTGACCTTTGCTGTTCCGCTGAAGGCCAAACTCCGTCTTTCAACAAAAGATGAATCGGGCAACAGCTCCGATTATATCGATACAATCGAACAGGAAGTCTATCTCGGTAATCTTCCCTATATGACCGAGAAGGGTACCTTTATTATCAATGGTGCCGAGCGGGTAATCGTTAGTCAGCTTCACCGGTCACCTGGTGTGTTTTTCGGCGAATCGGTTCATCCCAATGGTACCAAACTTTTCAGTGCCCGTATCATTCCTTTCCGCGGATCATGGGTGGAATTCACCACCGATGTGAACGATGTCATGTTTGCCTACATCGACAGAAAGAAAAAGTTCCACATCACCACACTTCTGCGTGCACTCGGATACCCAACCAATGAGTCCATTTATGACTTGTTTCATCTGGTTGAAGCGGTTAAGGTAAAATCAAAATCGATTCAGGATTATATCGACAGGATGGTGATCACCGAGGTGGTGGATCAGGAAACCGGTGAAATGATCCTTGATACGAAAACACCCCTTACTGCAGAAATTATTGATGAGCTGAAAAAGGCCGGTGTGGATACACTCAAGTTTCTGAAAGCCGGAAAGGCCGAAGAATTCAGGGTGATCGTTAATACACTCAATGCCGACAAAACCTTTAATGAGGAATCGGCACTGGATCATATCTATAAACAACTCCGCTCGGGTGATGCGCCTGATCTTGAAACCGCAAAGAACGTCATTGAAAGACTTTTCTTCAGCCCGAAACGGTATGATCTCGGTGATGTGGGTCGATATCGGATTAACAAAAAGCTCGGTCTGAATATCCCCATCGACGTAACAGTTCTTACCCGCGAGGATATTATTCTGATCATTCATTATCTGATTGATCTGAAAAATAACAATAAGTCACTCGATGATATTGACCACCTTGGCAATCGCCGGGTCCGTACCGTCGGTGAACAGCTTGCAGCACAGTTCAGTGTGGGTCTTGCCCGTATGGCGCGTACCATCAAGGAGCGGATGAACCTCCGGGATAACGAATCATTTGCGCCTCAGGATCTGGTGAACGCCAGAACCGTTTCGTCGGTAATTAATGCCTTTTTCGGAACCAACCAGCTGAGCCAGTTCATGGATCAGACCAACCCATTGGCAGAACTGACCCACAAGCGTCGTCTGTCTGCCCTTGGACCCGGCGGACTTACCCGCGATCGGGCCGGCTTCGAAGTTCGTGACGTCCATTATACCCATTATGGCCGCCTGTGTCCGATCGAAACGCCGGAAGGACCAAACATCGGTCTGATTTCATCACTCTGTATTTATGCCAAAATCAATGATTTCGGATTTATTGAAACCCCATACCGGGTGGTCAATGAAGGCAAGGTTCAGAAGGAAATCATCTATCTGGATGCCGAAGAAGAAGAAGACAAAAAGATTGCTCAGGCCAATGCCCCTCTGAAAACAGATGGTCAGTTTGTAAATGACCGTATTAAATGCCGGTTACAGGGTGACTTTCCCGTGCTTCCTCCCGATGAAGTGGAACTGATGGATGTTGCACCGAATCAGATTGTATCGGCCGCGGCCTCACTGATTCCATTCCTGGAACATGATGATGCAAACCGTGCCCTCATGGGATCAAACATGCAACGCCAGGCGGTACCGCTTCTGCGTCCGGAGAGTCCGATTGTCGGAACCGGTCTTGAGTGGAAAGTAGCCAAGGATTCCAAAGCCATTCTGGTTGCGGAAGGAGAAGGCGAAGTCATTTATGTGGATGCCAATGAAATTCATGTCCGGTATGACCGGACCATGAACGGATTCGATCCGACCTTTGCCGATGAGCAGATCACCCGCTACCGTCTGCTGAAATTTCACAGAACCAATCAGGATACCTGTGTGAATCAGCGTCCGATTGTTAGACCCGGGCAAAAACTCCATAAAGGGGATGTCCTGGCCGATTCTTCATCGACTCAGGAAGGCGAACTGGCGCTTGGAAGAAATGTCTTGGTTGCCTTCATGCCCTGGAGAGGATACAACTTTGAAGATGCCATCATTATCTCAGAGCGACTGGTTGCTGAAGATGTGTTTACTTCCATCCATGTCGAAGAGTTTGAACTTCAGGTTCGGGACACCAAGCGGGGCGAAGAAGAACTGACCCGTGAAATTCCGAACGTGTCTGAAGAGGCAACGCGGAATCTGGATGAGAACGGCATCATCCGTGTAGGTGCTGAAGTATATGATGGTGATATCATCATCGGAAAAATCACTCCAAAGGGTGAAACAGATCCGACTCCGGAAGAAAAATTACTCCGGGCCATCTTTGGTGATAAGGCCGGAGATGTTAAGGATGCTTCCCTGAAGGCGACTCCGGGACTGAAAGGTATCGTCATCGGTACCAAACTCTTTTCCCGCAAGAAAAAAGACGCCATTGCCAAGAAGGAAGAAAAGAACCGCCTCGAAACCATTGAACGCGAGTTCAGTGAAGGCACCCGAAATCTGTACGTTCAGATGGGTGAAAAACTGGGCGCTCTTCTGACTGGTAAAAAGTCATCCGGAATTTACATGAAAGATGGCGAAACCCTGGTTAAAAAGGGTGCCGTGATCAAAACTGAAGACTTCCGTGATCCGATGACCATTGCCGATCTCGATCTGCAAACACGGTTCACCGATGATGCCTCGACCAATGAAATATTCGATGTGCTGGTATACAATTTTACCAGAAAGCTCGAGGAACTAGAAGACTGGCATAAACGTGAGAAGTTTAAACTTCAGGTTGGTGATGAATTGCCTCCGGGAATTGTCCAGTTGGCAAAAGTCTATGTTGCTAAAAAACGCAAACTTTCGGTGGGCGATAAAATGGCCGGCCGTCACGGTAACAAGGGCGTGGTATCCAAGATTGTTCCTGTTGAAGACATGCCGTTTATGGAAGACGGAACACCGGTCGATATCATCCTCAATCCGCTGGGCGTACCCAGCCGGATGAACCTTGGTCAGATTTACGAAACATCGCTCGGATGGGCCGGAAAAAAACTGGGTCTCAAATTTGCCACCCCGATTTTTGACGGAGCCACTTTTGATGATGTTCAGAATTTCATGAAGGAAGCTGGTCTTAAAACCACCGGCAAAACCACGCTTCGTGATGGCCGTACAGGTGAAAAATTCGATAATGATGTCACCGTCGGTATTCTGTACATGCTCAAACTTTCTCACCTGGTTGATGATAAGATTCACGCACGCTCTATCGGACCATATTCACTCATTACCCAGCAACCGTTGGGTGGTAAGGCACAGTTCGGTGGTCAGCGTTTCGGAGAAATGGAAGTATGGGCACTGGAAGCCTACGGGGCAGCCAATGTCCTTCAGGAAATCCTGACTGTGAAGTCGGATGACGTTTCCGGACGTTCCAAAGTTTACGAAGCGATTGTTAAAGGTGAAAACCTGCCGGATCCTTCCACACCAGAATCTTTCAACGTTCTGGTACGGGAACTTCAGGGTCTTGGCCTGGAAGTCAATATCGATTAACCTCACCCTAACAGGCACTTTATTTTGATCTGGAGAATGAAACAGTGAATTACACTCCGACCCAACAGTTTAAGAAAGATTTCCGTCAGATCAGCATCAGTCTGGCTTCCCCTGAAGCCATTCTGTCCCGGTCACACGGTGAAGTTCTGAAACCGGAAACCATCAATTACCGGACCTTCAGACCTGAGAAAGACGGTTTGTTCTGCGAGAAAATTTTTGGTCCGATCAAGGACTGGGAATGCCATTGTGGAAAATATAAGCGTATCCGCTATAAAGGTATTATCTGCGACCGTTGCGGCGTGGAAGTAACCCAGAAAAGTGTCCGTCGTGAGCGGATGGGACATATTTCCCTCGCCGTTCCAGTGGTTCATATCTGGTATTTCCGCTCGCTTCCAAACAAAATCGGTTACATTCTCGGGTTGTCCACCAAGGAACTCGAAAAAGTGATCTATTACGAAAATTACGTGGTGATAAATCAGGGGGCCTCCTCGGTTGCAAAGAATACCTTGCTGACCGAAGAGCAATATTTCGAAGTACTGGACTCCCTTCCTTCAAGTAATTTCGATCTGAATGATCATGACCCGAATAAGTTTGTTGCCAAAATGGGCGGCGATGCTGTTGAACACCTGTTGGCTGAAGTGGATATCGAGAAACTAGCAGCCGAACTGCGTTCTCAGGCGTTGACTGAAACTTCCTCTCAGCGGAAAGCCGAAGCCCTGAAGCGACTTAAAGTCGTTGAAGCCTTCCGTCCGGCTGACACCAAACCGGAAAATAAACCCGAGTGGATGGTCATGAAGGTGGTTCCGGTTATTCCGCCCGAACTTCGTCCGCTGGTTCCGCTGGAAGGGGGGCGTTTTGCTACCTCCGACCTGAATGATTTGTATCGCAGGGTTATCATCAGAAACAACCGTTTAAAGCGTCTGATTGATATCAAGGCTCCCGAAGTGATTCTCCGGAACGAAAAACGGATGCTTCAGGAGGCCGTGGATTCTCTGCTTGATAATTCCAGAAAATCCAATGCGGTTCGTGCCGATGGAAACCGTGCACTGAAATCCCTCAGCGACATGTTGAAAGGAAAACAAGGACGTTTCCGTCAGAACCTGCTCGGTAAACGGGTCGACTATTCCGGTCGTTCGGTTATTGTGGTCGGTCCTGAACTGAAACTCCATGAGTGCGGTCTTCCGAAGGACATGGGGGTTGAACTCTTTAAACCCTTTGTTATCAGAAAACTGATCGAGCGCGGCTACGTGAAAACGGTTAAGTCTGCTAAAAAACTGGTAGAACGCAAGG contains the following coding sequences:
- a CDS encoding 50S ribosomal protein L1, whose product is MKSSKRYLAAVKKVEGVGEVSISDAIAAVKSTPSAKFDESVDVAIRLGVDPRHADQVVRGTVRLPNGTGKTPKVLVLCNVNKVEEAKAAGADYVGLAEYVEKIKGGWFDFDVIVATPDVMAEVGKLGKVLGPRGLMPNPKSGTVSMDVKAAIEELKAGKIEFRVDKAGIVHALIGKKSFSHEALTENFNALLQTVIRLKPSAAKGTYIKSVAVSSTMGPSVRINRTLIGA
- a CDS encoding 50S ribosomal protein L10; its protein translation is MKKDEKALIVAEVTAKLKNTSGVYLTDFSGLTVERSNDLRNKFRQAGIQYMVVKNTLAKRSMTEVGGYDKLYDSLKQSTAIAFADRNDPIAPARIIREFLKTSEKPSLKAAYVDGEVFSGDKLEYLATLPTKEQLIARAMASINAPATNLVGIMSALMRNLMYAINEVAKKNN
- the rpoB gene encoding DNA-directed RNA polymerase subunit beta, giving the protein MDLSQFKRTESGRINFSKIEAAAEFPDLLSIQVESFKQFIQDTVPPDKRNNVGLQRVFQQNFPIFDNRENYILEFVEYYIDKPKYSVIECIERGLTFAVPLKAKLRLSTKDESGNSSDYIDTIEQEVYLGNLPYMTEKGTFIINGAERVIVSQLHRSPGVFFGESVHPNGTKLFSARIIPFRGSWVEFTTDVNDVMFAYIDRKKKFHITTLLRALGYPTNESIYDLFHLVEAVKVKSKSIQDYIDRMVITEVVDQETGEMILDTKTPLTAEIIDELKKAGVDTLKFLKAGKAEEFRVIVNTLNADKTFNEESALDHIYKQLRSGDAPDLETAKNVIERLFFSPKRYDLGDVGRYRINKKLGLNIPIDVTVLTREDIILIIHYLIDLKNNNKSLDDIDHLGNRRVRTVGEQLAAQFSVGLARMARTIKERMNLRDNESFAPQDLVNARTVSSVINAFFGTNQLSQFMDQTNPLAELTHKRRLSALGPGGLTRDRAGFEVRDVHYTHYGRLCPIETPEGPNIGLISSLCIYAKINDFGFIETPYRVVNEGKVQKEIIYLDAEEEEDKKIAQANAPLKTDGQFVNDRIKCRLQGDFPVLPPDEVELMDVAPNQIVSAAASLIPFLEHDDANRALMGSNMQRQAVPLLRPESPIVGTGLEWKVAKDSKAILVAEGEGEVIYVDANEIHVRYDRTMNGFDPTFADEQITRYRLLKFHRTNQDTCVNQRPIVRPGQKLHKGDVLADSSSTQEGELALGRNVLVAFMPWRGYNFEDAIIISERLVAEDVFTSIHVEEFELQVRDTKRGEEELTREIPNVSEEATRNLDENGIIRVGAEVYDGDIIIGKITPKGETDPTPEEKLLRAIFGDKAGDVKDASLKATPGLKGIVIGTKLFSRKKKDAIAKKEEKNRLETIEREFSEGTRNLYVQMGEKLGALLTGKKSSGIYMKDGETLVKKGAVIKTEDFRDPMTIADLDLQTRFTDDASTNEIFDVLVYNFTRKLEELEDWHKREKFKLQVGDELPPGIVQLAKVYVAKKRKLSVGDKMAGRHGNKGVVSKIVPVEDMPFMEDGTPVDIILNPLGVPSRMNLGQIYETSLGWAGKKLGLKFATPIFDGATFDDVQNFMKEAGLKTTGKTTLRDGRTGEKFDNDVTVGILYMLKLSHLVDDKIHARSIGPYSLITQQPLGGKAQFGGQRFGEMEVWALEAYGAANVLQEILTVKSDDVSGRSKVYEAIVKGENLPDPSTPESFNVLVRELQGLGLEVNID
- the rplL gene encoding 50S ribosomal protein L7/L12; its protein translation is MAAINTLVEEIGKLTLSEAAELVKALEEKFGVSAAAPVAVAAAPAAAAAAAPAEEKTEFDVILKDAGANKINVIKVVRAATGLGLKEAKDVVDGAPKSVKEAISKDDAMKLKKELEEAGAVVELK